A genome region from Coleofasciculaceae cyanobacterium includes the following:
- a CDS encoding response regulator, with amino-acid sequence MSKVLIVEDSLAQRQMISDLLKGSGLKVTVACDGVEALEHLETLNPDIVVMDIVMPRMNGYELCRRLKSDPKTQNVPVVMCSSKGEEFDRYWGMKQGADAYIAKPFQPVELIGTVKQLLRA; translated from the coding sequence ATGAGCAAAGTTCTAATCGTAGAAGATAGTCTGGCGCAAAGACAAATGATTTCCGATCTCCTCAAAGGTAGCGGTCTTAAAGTAACTGTTGCTTGCGATGGAGTTGAAGCTTTAGAGCATCTAGAAACATTAAATCCTGACATAGTGGTTATGGACATTGTCATGCCCAGAATGAATGGCTATGAATTGTGTCGTCGCTTAAAATCAGATCCTAAAACTCAAAATGTTCCAGTCGTTATGTGTTCTTCCAAAGGAGAAGAATTTGATCGCTACTGGGGCATGAAACAGGGTGCAGATGCTTATATTGCCAAACCTTTTCAACCAGTCGAATTAATCGGTACTGTCAAACAATTGCTTCGAGCCTGA
- the hmpF gene encoding pilus motility taxis protein HmpF: MLYLAEIQKQSKGFMGGVETKLKLIACQRNDQSWILINNESVTTEEANDFGDGAMVVVNLGVNRQIQGKIESASQKIIGVLKNFSRLLEKTHDQEQEIDQWKESLAIQSEELSRRQIEMETRLEQVEQMEEEFKQFEQQRSEIAIAQTETEKMRAEFAAKSTNLEGAWAQLRGQQQNLEEQLKQAKVLDRDHAQEIKTQLAAISAANDSTSSLQDKMNLAAAAVKQQQQILQPHWQNLAQSSEDIQTSRQNLDNLTAGLSEKKQQVKSLEEYIAKAEQQLSIEQKSLEVKHELTQFLNLQSEAQNTMLQMLSGSEADSDGGGKINLGELENMPLPNLETRVESLKQDLEKVARFVNDQEEELGWQCKAVEELEAKMVAAGDFERLTLEQELADEREAKKMLDQTLVGQRRSLKERHNVLLQHSRVLKRRQGIIDFDLESEIQDIDLTPIKEGLEKQQQKLQRQQQELLGEIAQIEQSIKGLETKLAQQKAQKRQLESEIEQQQNSWHKLNLSIVQMQSQIDFYQQKLKPLQDALDAVGEQVAVMEQSMVTYAENNPHNALAKIEQIINELTVA; this comes from the coding sequence GTGCTATATCTGGCGGAAATACAAAAACAGAGTAAAGGTTTTATGGGTGGTGTGGAGACTAAGCTAAAGCTCATAGCCTGTCAGCGAAACGATCAAAGCTGGATCCTGATTAATAATGAATCAGTTACTACTGAAGAAGCTAACGACTTTGGTGATGGAGCTATGGTCGTGGTTAACTTAGGTGTTAACCGCCAAATACAGGGAAAGATAGAATCAGCCTCGCAAAAAATTATTGGCGTACTCAAAAATTTCTCTCGCCTGTTAGAAAAAACTCACGATCAAGAACAAGAAATTGACCAGTGGAAAGAGTCTTTAGCAATTCAAAGTGAAGAATTAAGCCGACGACAGATAGAGATGGAAACTCGTCTGGAACAGGTAGAGCAGATGGAAGAGGAGTTTAAACAGTTTGAGCAACAACGCTCAGAAATTGCGATCGCTCAAACAGAAACCGAAAAGATGAGAGCTGAATTTGCAGCTAAAAGCACGAATCTAGAAGGTGCTTGGGCACAATTGCGGGGTCAACAACAAAATTTAGAGGAGCAGTTAAAACAAGCCAAAGTTTTAGATCGAGATCACGCCCAGGAAATCAAAACACAATTAGCAGCTATTTCTGCTGCCAACGATTCTACTAGTTCTCTTCAAGATAAGATGAATTTGGCAGCAGCAGCGGTCAAACAGCAACAGCAAATTTTACAGCCTCATTGGCAAAATTTGGCGCAAAGCAGCGAAGATATCCAGACCTCACGTCAAAATCTGGACAATTTAACAGCAGGATTATCAGAGAAAAAACAGCAAGTAAAATCTTTAGAAGAATATATTGCTAAAGCGGAACAACAGCTGAGTATAGAACAAAAGTCTTTAGAAGTTAAACATGAATTAACTCAGTTTCTCAATCTGCAATCAGAAGCTCAAAACACCATGTTACAGATGCTTTCGGGTTCTGAAGCTGATTCTGATGGGGGAGGGAAGATTAATCTCGGCGAACTGGAGAATATGCCTTTACCAAATTTAGAGACTAGGGTTGAGAGTTTGAAGCAAGACCTAGAAAAGGTAGCCAGATTTGTCAATGACCAAGAGGAAGAGTTAGGTTGGCAATGCAAAGCCGTAGAAGAACTCGAAGCTAAGATGGTTGCCGCAGGAGATTTTGAGCGTCTGACTTTAGAACAGGAGTTAGCTGATGAAAGGGAAGCCAAAAAGATGCTGGATCAAACTTTGGTCGGTCAGCGTCGCTCTCTCAAAGAAAGGCACAATGTATTGCTGCAACATTCTCGAGTCTTAAAACGCCGTCAAGGAATAATTGACTTTGATTTGGAGTCTGAGATTCAAGATATAGATTTAACTCCCATCAAAGAAGGTTTAGAAAAACAACAGCAAAAGCTGCAACGACAACAACAAGAGCTATTGGGAGAGATAGCACAAATAGAGCAGAGTATTAAGGGGTTAGAAACTAAGTTAGCTCAACAAAAAGCTCAAAAAAGACAATTAGAGTCAGAAATAGAGCAACAACAAAATAGTTGGCATAAATTAAATTTGAGCATCGTTCAAATGCAGTCCCAAATTGATTTTTATCAACAAAAGCTAAAGCCTTTGCAGGATGCTTTAGATGCTGTGGGCGAGCAAGTTGCAGTTATGGAGCAGTCGATGGTAACTTACGCGGAAAATAATCCTCATAACGCTTTGGCTAAAATTGAGCAAATTATTAATGAATTAACGGTTGCTTAA
- a CDS encoding aminotransferase class IV, translated as MFWYSGKLINSEQIQLDIDEPGLCYGATAFTTMRVYNHSLQHPLTCWQAHGDRLNLTLQAFNWRQPNWQQLQRGAELMLQHFPILRMAVFPNGKEWIAGRSLPPELKQRQTKGITAWIAKEPIYRRDLAQYKTGNYLSAYLARDRALNSNAQEAILIDAQGNWLETSTGNLWGWRDDCWYTPCLSSGILPGIARSRWLSFLRENKIEVIENVWTPEFSQSLAALAYSNCVVDMIPITTVLNSNYQVRYLRQLPLSSNIS; from the coding sequence ATGTTTTGGTACAGTGGCAAATTAATTAATTCTGAGCAAATCCAGCTCGATATTGATGAGCCAGGGTTATGCTACGGAGCAACAGCTTTCACCACCATGAGGGTATATAATCATTCCCTTCAACATCCTCTCACCTGTTGGCAAGCTCATGGCGATCGCCTTAATCTTACTCTTCAAGCATTTAACTGGCGACAACCAAACTGGCAGCAGCTACAACGAGGAGCAGAGCTAATGCTACAACATTTTCCGATTCTTCGTATGGCGGTATTTCCCAACGGTAAAGAATGGATTGCAGGACGTAGCTTACCGCCTGAACTTAAACAACGCCAAACCAAAGGTATTACAGCCTGGATTGCCAAAGAGCCTATATATAGAAGAGATTTAGCTCAATATAAAACTGGTAATTATTTATCTGCTTATTTAGCTCGCGATCGAGCATTAAATTCAAATGCTCAAGAAGCTATCTTGATTGATGCTCAGGGTAACTGGCTAGAAACTAGTACTGGTAATCTTTGGGGGTGGAGAGATGACTGTTGGTACACTCCTTGTCTAAGTTCTGGGATTCTACCAGGTATTGCGCGATCGCGCTGGCTCAGTTTTCTGAGAGAGAATAAAATCGAAGTCATCGAAAATGTCTGGACTCCCGAATTTAGCCAAAGTTTAGCAGCTTTAGCTTATAGCAATTGTGTAGTAGACATGATTCCAATCACCACAGTTCTCAATTCAAATTACCAGGTGCGTTATTTACGTCAACTGCCTTTAAGCTCTAACATTAGCTGA
- a CDS encoding 1-acyl-sn-glycerol-3-phosphate acyltransferase encodes MNQLKSQQNSISLSSESDELNSRISPWMAKILYPLGCYLVLPLFFGKIQINGQENIPLQDPVIVAPTHRSRWDAFIVPYAIGRLVSGRDLRFMVSANEVTGFQGWVIRRMGGFPVDTDHPQLSSVRYSVELLKQEREMLVIFPEGGIFNDYKIHALKRGVASIALQAETDKSNRKVKILPMTIRYSQPYPSWGTEVKVDIGKPLTVNEYLGKSLRQSSQKLTIALDESLKQLYEQ; translated from the coding sequence ATGAATCAGTTAAAGTCGCAGCAGAATTCAATTAGTTTAAGTTCAGAATCTGATGAATTAAATTCTCGTATATCTCCTTGGATGGCTAAAATACTATATCCATTGGGATGCTATCTAGTTTTACCTCTTTTCTTTGGCAAAATTCAAATTAACGGACAGGAAAATATTCCTTTACAAGATCCTGTAATTGTTGCACCAACTCATCGCTCTCGTTGGGATGCTTTTATCGTACCCTATGCCATAGGAAGACTAGTCAGCGGTAGAGACTTGCGCTTTATGGTTTCTGCTAACGAGGTAACAGGATTTCAAGGTTGGGTTATTCGTCGCATGGGAGGGTTTCCTGTAGATACCGACCATCCTCAGCTAAGTAGCGTACGCTATAGCGTTGAATTGCTAAAGCAAGAGCGGGAAATGTTAGTAATTTTTCCCGAAGGCGGCATTTTTAATGATTACAAAATTCATGCTCTTAAAAGGGGAGTAGCCTCTATTGCTTTACAGGCAGAAACAGACAAATCAAATCGAAAGGTTAAAATATTACCGATGACAATTCGCTATAGCCAGCCTTACCCAAGCTGGGGAACAGAGGTTAAAGTCGATATCGGTAAGCCTTTAACTGTCAATGAGTATCTTGGCAAATCACTGCGCCAAAGCTCTCAAAAGCTAACCATTGCTTTAGATGAGAGCTTGAAACAGCTCTATGAGCAATGA
- a CDS encoding protein phosphatase 2C domain-containing protein, protein MWSNQKAIAPEQEQTLISGRYLALSERIFLDTQPNQPPVTSEEVPPEIVVYLQLFSCYPHIPQAYGLLDGTDAWLFDYGTVPIDADTGKLIDPQLIPPIKHLWIEATPLQQLNWLWQIAKLWNPLLDKNVASTLLNPDLIRINGQLVQLLQLHPEDEHPPNLRDLGDLWSQWAENAHPNIKNVINELAVRLKTGIVDRASQVIAVLDRAIGLCRKANQYSYHIYALSDSGPSRTNNEDAAYPVHPQEISGSENALAIVCDGVGGHDGGEIASGETIKYLRSKISKLALEEQYSSSQMLDKLAKYINGANDIISKRNDTEQRQERQRMGTTLVMALSYAQEMFLAHVGDSRIYWITPNSCHQMTIDDDLASREVRLGYALYRDSLQYPSAGALIQAIGMRDSAALHPNLQRYMIDDDCIFLLCTDGLSDFDRVEQQWRHSVLPVLEGKQDLATAVKDLIALANEKNGHDNVTIALVHSMVKPSTNVSEVSVSWSDVEFVLDESTLWSKANMTNSILPDSTAVESSPTETEIPEPKIGEPLPAKKQPKWLKPLILLLLISTIIGLFAYYLLHDRINDKDNNQLEGQDTEIN, encoded by the coding sequence TTGTGGAGCAATCAAAAGGCGATCGCTCCAGAGCAAGAGCAAACCTTAATCAGCGGTAGATACTTGGCGTTGAGCGAGCGCATATTTTTAGATACTCAACCTAATCAGCCTCCAGTAACCTCAGAAGAAGTTCCTCCAGAAATCGTAGTTTATCTACAGCTCTTTTCTTGCTATCCTCATATTCCGCAAGCTTATGGTTTATTAGATGGGACAGATGCTTGGCTATTTGATTATGGTACTGTGCCAATTGATGCTGATACGGGGAAATTAATCGACCCACAACTTATTCCCCCAATCAAACATTTATGGATTGAGGCAACACCTCTGCAACAACTCAATTGGCTCTGGCAAATCGCCAAATTATGGAATCCTTTGTTGGATAAAAATGTAGCATCTACTTTACTTAATCCCGATCTAATCAGAATTAATGGACAGCTAGTACAGCTATTGCAGCTCCACCCTGAGGACGAACATCCACCTAATCTTCGAGATTTAGGCGATTTATGGTCGCAGTGGGCAGAAAATGCCCATCCTAATATTAAAAATGTCATAAATGAGCTTGCAGTGCGTTTAAAAACTGGCATAGTCGATCGAGCAAGTCAGGTAATTGCCGTTTTAGATCGTGCGATCGGTCTTTGTCGCAAAGCCAACCAGTATTCCTATCATATTTATGCTCTCAGTGATTCTGGACCTAGCCGAACTAATAATGAAGATGCTGCTTACCCAGTTCATCCCCAGGAAATTTCAGGCTCGGAAAATGCCTTAGCAATTGTTTGTGATGGAGTCGGAGGTCATGATGGCGGAGAGATTGCCTCTGGAGAAACAATCAAATATTTACGCAGTAAAATCTCCAAACTAGCTTTAGAAGAGCAATACAGCTCCAGCCAAATGTTAGATAAATTAGCCAAGTACATTAATGGGGCTAATGACATTATCAGCAAGCGCAATGATACCGAACAGCGTCAGGAAAGACAGCGCATGGGTACAACCCTAGTAATGGCTCTTTCTTACGCCCAAGAAATGTTTCTCGCTCACGTTGGTGATTCCCGAATTTATTGGATTACCCCTAATAGCTGCCATCAAATGACTATTGATGACGATCTTGCCTCACGGGAGGTTCGTTTGGGGTATGCTTTGTATCGAGATTCTTTACAATACCCTTCGGCGGGAGCATTAATTCAGGCTATAGGAATGCGAGATTCAGCGGCGCTTCATCCTAATCTGCAACGCTATATGATTGATGATGACTGCATTTTCTTGCTTTGTACTGACGGCTTGAGTGATTTTGATCGCGTAGAACAACAGTGGCGACATAGTGTTTTACCAGTACTCGAAGGCAAACAAGATCTTGCCACTGCTGTTAAAGATTTAATTGCCCTTGCCAATGAGAAAAACGGTCATGATAACGTCACCATAGCGCTGGTTCACAGTATGGTAAAGCCATCAACTAATGTTAGTGAAGTATCAGTTTCCTGGTCTGATGTCGAATTTGTGCTGGATGAATCAACATTGTGGTCTAAAGCTAATATGACTAACTCTATTTTGCCAGACTCGACTGCTGTTGAGAGTTCACCAACAGAAACTGAAATTCCCGAACCGAAAATTGGCGAACCATTGCCAGCTAAAAAACAACCAAAATGGCTCAAGCCACTAATTTTGCTGCTGCTAATTTCAACCATCATCGGATTATTTGCTTATTACTTGTTGCATGACAGAATAAATGACAAAGATAATAATCAGCTTGAGGGTCAAGATACGGAAATAAATTAG
- a CDS encoding methyl-accepting chemotaxis protein, with translation MASGTNYSQEYGQAEKAYLESNFAQAAEIIDHLVDEFPNDPNVLLLRGHIYCYGFQNYDLAKHQYERVLNLSEKQDLLDFAHSGIEQVEQLQQQSESALTIDEDHLELTQMSDEEDVDEIEDLIGIDFPDEDIIVEDFDSGGFVPEQDYETVDDLASIDSDIDDSFISGGEDSYGNPFAEDVDVNLENIAPINEYDRSEDPFAQFETESASVSAKLPAQEPIDVHTSSTFIDDDDLPDYTAEDFAVDQSEYENDDDDSSELEIDTVLTEPFSMGGEEHYGVEDIAEQEGLDYQDELEFDEIDSSFFDLEELEQGLPDTGLFNVDEEPISASLNTTNDFVLEPNPIPSEEVAVSELSSGATTFAKAKEEPQIEVKQGNLGNFINAPIQKKQLITAGITGLVSAIAVLLIGLIGSNIAARQNPDRTIAGVQNSFLLALIAGLSSAGTTAALGNITAKHITKASQDLQNQFDDVYQGNLNAKATVYSQDEFGQLASGFNRMTRVILTTTQEAQRRAEETEQAKEDLQRQVIRLLDDVEGAARGDLTVQATVTADVLGAVADAFNLTIQSLREIVRQVKEAAEQVNQSSTDSELFARNQSSEALRMAEELAVTLNSVQMMTESIERVADNAREAEEVARSSSVTALKGGKAVERTVSGIFQIRETVSETARKVKRLAEASQEISKIVLLISQIAERTNQLALNASIQAAKAGEAGRGFAVVADEVRQLADRSGKSLKEIEQIVLQIQSETGSVMTAMEEGIQEVIDVTERAEQAKTALEDIIQVSNRIDVLVRSITADTVEQRENSRAVAQVMQSVELTAQATSQESQRVGGALQSLVGIARGLLSSVERFRIDKGEE, from the coding sequence ATGGCATCAGGAACTAACTATTCACAGGAATACGGGCAAGCAGAAAAAGCCTATTTAGAAAGTAATTTTGCTCAAGCAGCAGAAATAATCGATCATTTAGTTGATGAATTTCCCAACGATCCAAATGTCTTGTTGCTGCGGGGTCATATTTATTGTTATGGATTCCAAAACTATGATCTGGCGAAACACCAGTATGAAAGGGTTTTAAATCTTAGCGAAAAGCAAGATTTACTCGATTTTGCTCACAGTGGGATCGAACAGGTAGAGCAACTTCAACAACAGTCAGAATCAGCATTAACTATTGATGAAGATCACCTAGAGCTGACACAAATGAGCGATGAAGAGGATGTTGACGAGATTGAAGATTTGATTGGCATTGATTTTCCTGACGAAGATATAATCGTTGAAGATTTTGATAGCGGGGGTTTTGTTCCTGAGCAGGATTATGAGACTGTTGATGATCTTGCGAGTATCGACTCGGACATCGATGATAGCTTTATTTCTGGGGGAGAAGACTCCTATGGCAATCCTTTCGCCGAAGATGTAGATGTCAACCTAGAAAATATAGCTCCTATTAATGAATACGATCGCTCCGAAGATCCTTTTGCTCAGTTTGAAACTGAATCAGCTTCCGTGTCGGCAAAATTGCCAGCACAAGAGCCTATAGACGTTCATACTAGCTCTACCTTTATAGATGATGATGACCTGCCCGATTATACCGCCGAAGACTTTGCCGTCGATCAAAGCGAATATGAAAATGATGATGATGACAGTTCTGAACTAGAAATTGATACTGTTTTAACTGAACCGTTCTCGATGGGAGGTGAGGAACACTATGGCGTGGAGGATATTGCCGAACAAGAGGGTTTAGATTATCAGGACGAACTAGAATTTGATGAAATTGACAGTAGCTTTTTTGATTTGGAAGAACTCGAGCAAGGTCTTCCAGATACTGGATTATTTAACGTAGATGAAGAACCGATTAGCGCTAGTTTAAACACTACTAATGATTTCGTTTTAGAACCAAACCCGATTCCATCTGAAGAAGTTGCTGTTAGTGAATTGAGTTCAGGTGCAACAACATTTGCTAAAGCAAAGGAAGAGCCACAGATAGAAGTCAAGCAAGGAAATTTAGGCAACTTCATTAATGCTCCGATTCAGAAAAAACAGCTAATTACTGCTGGAATAACCGGGCTGGTCTCGGCGATCGCCGTTTTGCTCATTGGTCTAATCGGCTCTAATATCGCTGCGCGTCAAAATCCTGACCGAACCATCGCAGGAGTTCAAAATAGCTTTTTATTAGCTTTGATTGCTGGATTATCGAGCGCGGGAACAACAGCAGCACTGGGTAACATTACAGCCAAACATATCACCAAAGCCAGCCAGGATTTACAAAATCAGTTTGATGATGTTTATCAGGGTAATCTTAACGCTAAAGCAACCGTATATTCCCAAGATGAATTTGGACAATTAGCCTCTGGCTTTAACCGCATGACTAGAGTAATTCTGACTACTACTCAGGAAGCTCAAAGAAGAGCCGAGGAAACTGAACAGGCAAAAGAAGATCTTCAACGTCAAGTAATTCGTTTACTAGATGATGTAGAAGGTGCAGCCAGAGGAGATTTAACGGTTCAAGCAACCGTAACCGCCGACGTACTAGGAGCTGTTGCCGATGCTTTCAACTTAACGATTCAGAGTCTGCGAGAGATTGTCCGTCAGGTAAAAGAGGCTGCCGAACAGGTAAACCAAAGCTCTACCGATAGTGAGTTGTTTGCTCGTAATCAGTCTAGTGAAGCCTTGCGGATGGCCGAAGAATTAGCAGTTACCTTGAATTCGGTACAGATGATGACTGAATCTATCGAGAGGGTAGCAGATAATGCGCGTGAAGCAGAAGAAGTTGCTCGTTCGTCTTCAGTCACTGCTCTCAAAGGCGGTAAAGCAGTAGAACGAACCGTGTCGGGAATCTTCCAGATTAGAGAAACCGTATCAGAAACAGCCCGTAAAGTAAAACGATTAGCCGAAGCTTCTCAAGAAATCTCGAAAATTGTGCTTTTAATCTCGCAAATTGCCGAAAGAACCAACCAGCTGGCTCTTAATGCTTCAATCCAGGCGGCTAAAGCTGGCGAAGCTGGTCGGGGTTTTGCCGTAGTTGCCGATGAAGTCAGACAGCTAGCGGATAGATCTGGTAAATCTTTAAAAGAAATTGAGCAAATTGTACTCCAGATTCAAAGTGAAACTGGCTCGGTTATGACCGCTATGGAAGAAGGTATTCAGGAAGTAATCGACGTAACCGAAAGAGCAGAACAAGCCAAAACTGCTCTCGAAGATATTATTCAGGTATCTAATCGGATTGATGTCTTAGTGCGTTCAATTACTGCTGATACAGTCGAACAAAGAGAAAACTCTCGTGCCGTAGCTCAGGTAATGCAGTCGGTAGAGTTAACTGCTCAAGCCACATCTCAAGAATCACAACGGGTTGGTGGTGCGCTACAAAGCCTAGTAGGAATTGCTCGCGGTTTGCTTTCTTCAGTCGAAAGATTCCGTATTGATAAAGGCGAAGAATAA
- a CDS encoding chemotaxis protein CheW, which produces MVTNPELYTDSGLDLSLDIKPLENPDGELHLRFYLPSGEACAFPATGIAEVMQQTPDQIAPIPNASPLLLGTINLRGRVIWVADLGQFLGDSVALKTDRPAIPVIAIEEQEQIIGLAISSIGDMDWLDVEQLEIYQPLADRMAPFVQAQWQPEDENLIVNLLDPGKILRSARWAT; this is translated from the coding sequence ATGGTTACTAATCCAGAACTGTATACCGACAGTGGTCTAGATTTATCTCTAGACATCAAGCCATTAGAAAATCCTGATGGCGAACTTCATCTGCGCTTTTATTTGCCATCAGGGGAGGCTTGTGCTTTTCCCGCTACAGGTATAGCGGAGGTGATGCAACAAACGCCCGATCAAATTGCCCCGATTCCTAACGCTTCTCCTTTATTATTGGGAACAATAAACTTACGAGGAAGAGTAATCTGGGTTGCCGATCTCGGTCAGTTTTTGGGGGATAGTGTCGCTTTAAAAACCGACCGTCCAGCAATTCCGGTAATTGCCATTGAAGAGCAAGAGCAAATTATCGGTTTGGCAATCAGCAGTATTGGCGATATGGATTGGTTAGATGTAGAACAATTAGAAATTTATCAACCTTTAGCCGATAGAATGGCTCCTTTTGTTCAGGCTCAATGGCAGCCCGAAGATGAAAATTTAATTGTAAATTTATTAGATCCAGGAAAAATTTTACGGTCTGCACGATGGGCAACCTAG